The Spea bombifrons isolate aSpeBom1 chromosome 4, aSpeBom1.2.pri, whole genome shotgun sequence genome segment AGGAATTTCATCTTGGGAAGAGGGTTGTGTTTTTTACATCGCGCCCCCCCCGGGGCTGCTTGTCTTTACCCCCCCGGGGGCGGTCATGTGAGCCGTCTTTTGACGGGCGCCTCGTGCCTCCTAATGTCGTTATCTGGCGTTTAATTAACTCGCCGGAGATTTACGATGTTTTTTCGATTCACGAGGATCCGGATTCGATATTCTGAATAAAAACGGAGCGtcgaaaagaaacagaaaaaacatcCCCCTCgactaaaaatattaaaatctaagACAAGCGGGCTCGCGTCTGCCGGCCTGGGCATCGATGGGTTAACATCGTTCGGTTATCCGTGTTTTTGTCTTAGCAGAGCGTACAGAGCActtaaagtgtattttttactttactgagagggtagtagataagtggaacagactcccagctggagcggtagaggctaatacatggGAGGGAGGAGGGGCACAGGGTTTTGGGACTCAAAGAAGGACTGGCCCCATTtcacagggacacttggcaggtatgctggcttttagggcagtagcACCCTGTGATAATGATATTTTGGGGGGGTGCAGAGCACGCGGTTCGCACCAAACATGGCGGAGTGACTTCTCTGCAGCCAATAGAATGGCAGGATGCCAGCGGCAAGGCGCCCCGGCCCCAAATAGGGAGCCAATCACCTCGATCCGTCTCTCGCGGCATTCCGATGTTTTTTGCTGCTCCTTTAAATTTCCTTAAAGTGACGGcgtccatttttatttttttgcagctgAGCTACTTCCTCCTCAGCACCCTCAGCCTGGTGATCTGTGTCATGGCCGTGGCATTCGCCGCCTACCACTACTCCCTCATCACCCAGTACACGTGCGAGATGGCGGCCGGCTCCTGCCAGTGCACGCTGGACCCCTCCGACCCGCTGAGCCGGACCTTCGCGTACCGGGACGTGGCGGACTGCGGCGTGGTCACCGGCACCGTCAAGGTCTTCGTCCTGCTGCAGATGACTCTGAACCTCTTGCTGGCGCTCGTCTGCCTGGCCGCCTGCTTCGTCATGTGGAGAGATCGATACCAGGTCTTCTACGCCGGAGCGTGGCTTCAGGGGCCGGCGGCCGACGAGACCCCGCAGCAAAAAGTATAGCGGCTGCCGGCCCCGGACCCCGCgagaaaaatagagaaaaataatagagaaaaatatatacgcCAGCGGAAATAACCAAATCCGGACAGTTATCCATATTCCTGCAAAAGCCTTTGttgaaggctgttccatttatctaccaccctctttaCTGAGTGTggaagtagaacagcctcccagcagaggtggtagagggtaatacagtgagggtattaaacatgcgtgggatagacatacggctcctgaatctaagacgagaccaacgactgattaaggtttgagtctttacagcgggagaaacgggcgactagacgggggccgccgggggccgatctggtTCTGGGTGTATAAAGGTGACATTTAATCGAGATAAACGCCGcgttaacatttttgttaggTTTCGTTTTTACGTTTTTACTGTAATAATCACCGGCCGCGTCTTTCGGGGGCCGGAACGATGCGGACAGAGAAGACGTTTTGTaggcgaaggggttaatttctttGCGTTTAGTCTTCTGGcctagaaagggttaaagcctCATGTGATTTATTCACAAGTTTCAAACCATAATCCCAGATCTCGTGCAAATCGGCTCCGCCGGGAGCGCCCGTCGCGGGTGAGCGGAGGGGTCAGCGGTAATTGGTGGACCCCTGAAACCGGGACTGGAGAGACGAGCCGGTCTTCTGGATCCTTCTGTTTCGTTTTTTtcctgttgatttttttttgctttagggagggggagggttgttttttgtactttaccgagagggtggtagataaatggaacagcctgccagcagaagcagaagagggtaatacagtaagggggggggtctggagtcctgcaccagttagAAAGTTGTTACAAAGTTTGAAGTGGAATACGAGTGGGAATCGGAGCGCCGGAGGCCGGGATCCTCCCTGccaaatatttgtgtttttccatCATAAGAGAcaagaattattattaaaaatatataaattttataacACAAACTGCTGAGCTGCTAAGGCAACAATACGGAAAGTTCTCTGCGCTCCGGGATACTCGGGGACACTCTGGGGTACTCTGGGATACTCTGGGGTACTCTGGGGATACTCTGGGGGTACTCCGGGATACTCTGGGGTACTCCGGGATACTCTGGGGTACTCTGGGGGTACTCCGGGATACTCTGGGGTACTCCGGGATACTCTGGGGTACTCTGGGATACTCTGGGGTACTCTGGGATACTCTGGGGGTACTCTGGGATACTCTGGGGGTACTCTGGGGTACTCTGGGGTAAATGCGTTATTTTGTCACATTGAACACACCTTCTcctttaaatgtccaccatgtttttttctttgagttGCGTTGAGATTCTCTTCcagccaatcacagcaagcCTTTATCCTGAGCAACCATTGAAAAGTTGGCTGAGGGATACGGATTCTACCACCCTGCAGAGTGAGAGGGGGGGATTCTTAAAGGAAACTCATCGCTTTTAGCAGTATTTACAACAATACCCCCAGGAGGGGCcgggagggaagtttattattatattatatattaacaatCCAGGCAAAACCGCATGGGGCAACAGTGCGGGCGGCGCGGCTTACTGCCCTCTGACATCACAAATGTAACGGTTTTACAGGGTATTTTGCTTGACAATCAAAATAAAACCGGATCAATTTATGAAGGAAAAggacattttccaaaaaaaaaaacaaaatccaatagAAATAATTTTACGATCTTTTACCAAATAAAAAGGGGCGTCGTCCTTTATCTGACTGCGAAACGCGTTGTCTGATTTTTATGAACTCAAATCCTGTAACGTGAATTCTAAATCCAAgttctgggggggaaaaaaacttttcacaaaaactaaaattgatcttttttaaaaatgccaGATTCGGGAAAATGTCACGAAATGGTCTGAAATGTGCTATTAGATAATAAAGTGTTAATTCTGGTAGTAACTTTGTTGCGATGATCAGCGCGGTATCCGTCTGTCACCGAGTAACAGGTGAAAGATATTATGTTACAATAACGCGCGGTGACATTTACTACGGGGCTGAAATAATTCTTCTTTGGATCGGCTCCAAAAGAATGAGTGAAACGATATATTCTGGAAATTGCAGGAAAACAACTTTCTTTgctctattttttaataaacaaaattatttccTATTTCTGTCATTTCTCTAAAACATTATCGGCTGTTTAAGACTTGAAGGTTTTTTGccggtttattaaaaaaaaaaattaagttacaGCGGATCTTCCACCATTTcttacagcactggggggttatattactgtatacagcgctgggggttatattactgtatacagcgctgggggttatattactgtatacagtgctgggggttatattactgtatacagcgctgggggttatattactgtatacagcgctgggggttatattactgtatacagcgctgggggggttatattactgtatacagcgctgggggttatattactgtatatagtgctgggggttatattactgtatacagtgctgggggttatattactgtatacagcgctgggggggttatattactgtatacagcgctgggggttatattactgtatacagtgctgggggttatattactgtatacagcgctgggggttatattactgtatacagtgctggggggttatattactgtatacagcgctgggggttatattactgtatacagcgctgggggttatattactgtatacagcgctgggggttatattactgtatacagcgctgggggttatattactgtatacagcgctggggggttatattactgtatacagtgctgggggttatattactgtatacagtgctgggggttatattactgtatacagcgctgggggggttatattactgtatacagcgctggggggttatattactgtatacagcgctgggggttatattactgtatacagcgctgggggttatattactgtatacagcgctgggggttatattactgtatacagcgctgggggttatattactgtatacagcgctgagggggtattactgtatacagcgctggggggttatattactgtatacagtgctgggggttatattactgtatacagtgctgggggttatattactgtatacagtgctgggggttatattactgtatacagcgctgggggttatattactgtatacagcgctgggggttatattactgtatacagtgctgggggttatattactgtatacagcgcggggggttatattactgtatacagcgctgggggttatattactgtatacagcgctgggggttatattactgtatacagcgctgggggttatattactgtatacagcgctgggggttatattactgtatacagcgctggggggttatattactgtatacagtgctgggggttatattactgtatacagtgctgggggttatattactgtatacagcgctgggggggttatattactgtatacagcgctggggggttatattactgtatacagtgctgggggttatattactgtatacagtgctgggggttatattactgtatacagcgctgggggttatattactgtatacagcgctgggggttatattactgtatacagcgctgggggttatattactgtatacagcgctgggggttattactgtatacagtgctgggggttatattaatgtatacagtgctgggggggttatattactgtatacagcgctgggggggttatattactgtatacagcgctggggggttatattactgtatacagcgctggggggttatattactgtatacagcgctggggggttatattactgtatacagcgctgggggttatattactgtatacagcgctggggggttatattactgtatacagcgctgggggttatattactgtatacagcgctgggggttatattactgtatacagcgctgggggttatattactgtatacagcgctgggggttatattactgtatacagcgctgggggttatattactgtatacagtgctgggggttatattactgtatacagcgctgggggttatattactgtatacagcgctgggggttatattactgtatacagcgctgggggttatattactgtatacagcgctggggggttatattactgtatacagtgctgggggttatattactgtatacagtgctgggggttatattactgtatacagcgctggggggttatattaccgtatacagtgctgggggttatattactgtatacagtgctgggggttatattactgtatacagcgctgggggttatattactgtatacagcgctgggggttatattactgtatacagcgctgggggttatattactgtatacagcgctgggggttattactgtatacagtgctgggggttatattaatgtatacagtgctgggggggttatattactgtatacagcgctgggggggttatattactgtatacagcgctggggggttatattactgtatacagcgctggggggttatattactgtatacagcgctgggggttatattactgtatacagcgctggggg includes the following:
- the SSPN gene encoding sarcospan, producing the protein MGKQGASPNTPAVAPGGEQGADQPQKKNAKKKKKEAKAGPQEESHRCCGCRFPLLVALLQLALGVAIAVLAFIMAASCSSLPVRDTPHWAGIIVSAVAVLGLFLLCLPYLPDEKTSCQFALKLSYFLLSTLSLVICVMAVAFAAYHYSLITQYTCEMAAGSCQCTLDPSDPLSRTFAYRDVADCGVVTGTVKVFVLLQMTLNLLLALVCLAACFVMWRDRYQVFYAGAWLQGPAADETPQQKV